In Parasegetibacter sp. NRK P23, a single genomic region encodes these proteins:
- the dapA gene encoding 4-hydroxy-tetrahydrodipicolinate synthase → MSLQTTLRGTGVALVTPFDAAGSIDFNALERVIDFVIDGGVQYVVTLGTTGETPTLSKEEKKDIAVFTFEKVNSRVPVVVGAGGNNTAEVIKEMAYLPCDKAAAILSASPYYNKPSQEGLFQHYKAIAANTPAPILLYNVPGRTGRNLEAKTTLRLAHDVANIAGIKEASGDMAQCMQILRDKPENFLVVSGDDALVLPQVACGMEGVISVAANSFPKQFTSMVNACLNGDFANAKKLNDQLIEGYELLFAENNPAGVKAAMQILGLIENEVRLPVVPLSEGLYEKMKDYVGRLS, encoded by the coding sequence ATGTCTTTACAAACTACGCTGAGGGGTACGGGTGTGGCCCTTGTCACGCCATTCGATGCAGCAGGTTCCATTGATTTTAACGCCTTGGAACGCGTAATCGATTTCGTTATAGATGGTGGAGTGCAGTATGTGGTTACGCTGGGCACTACCGGTGAAACACCTACGCTATCGAAGGAAGAAAAAAAGGATATCGCTGTATTCACTTTCGAAAAGGTAAACAGCCGCGTGCCCGTTGTAGTAGGGGCCGGTGGAAACAATACCGCCGAAGTGATAAAAGAAATGGCGTACCTGCCCTGCGATAAGGCGGCCGCCATCCTTAGCGCGAGCCCTTATTACAATAAACCTTCCCAGGAGGGATTGTTCCAGCATTACAAGGCTATCGCCGCGAATACGCCCGCGCCCATATTGCTGTACAATGTGCCCGGCAGAACAGGACGTAACCTGGAAGCGAAGACTACCTTGCGCCTTGCACACGATGTGGCCAATATAGCGGGCATCAAAGAAGCCAGTGGTGATATGGCGCAGTGCATGCAGATCCTGCGCGATAAGCCTGAAAATTTCCTCGTGGTAAGTGGCGACGACGCGCTGGTGCTGCCCCAGGTAGCCTGTGGTATGGAAGGCGTGATCAGCGTGGCCGCCAATTCGTTCCCAAAGCAGTTCACAAGTATGGTGAACGCTTGTTTGAACGGCGATTTCGCTAACGCGAAAAAACTTAACGACCAGTTGATCGAAGGATATGAGTTGTTGTTCGCGGAAAATAATCCTGCGGGAGTGAAAGCCGCAATGCAGATTCTGGGACTAATAGAGAATGAAGTTCGTTTGCCCGTGGTCCCTTTAAGCGAAGGATTGTATGAGAAAATGAAAGATTATGTTGGCAGGTTAAGTTAA
- a CDS encoding AraC family transcriptional regulator translates to MEYQAKYITEDIKLSCYQDKFFKSDIMFEQHMLIWFISGETKIVRSEGSYMFKKGDIFLIPRNQLATIINYPKDGLAHKTVVMHLTTEWLRNFYAGLEVKPATTDVQRIRHYAGHPLLESCLSSLIPYFEMNDLPKGIAQLKLTEAVTILRSIDPGIDSVLANFEEPGKIDLADYMEKNFMFNMPLEKFGYLTGRSLTTFKRDFRKTFSTTPQRWLTKKRLDLAHYQFVEKKKKPIDVCYEVGFENLSHFSYAFKKQFGYAPTELLIGG, encoded by the coding sequence ATGGAATACCAGGCTAAGTACATTACCGAAGACATTAAGTTGTCCTGCTACCAGGACAAGTTCTTCAAATCGGATATCATGTTCGAGCAGCACATGCTGATCTGGTTTATTTCGGGGGAAACAAAGATCGTTCGTTCTGAAGGATCGTATATGTTTAAAAAAGGAGATATTTTCCTGATACCCCGGAACCAACTGGCCACCATCATCAATTACCCGAAGGACGGGCTTGCCCATAAAACAGTGGTCATGCACCTGACTACGGAATGGCTCCGGAACTTCTATGCCGGGTTGGAGGTGAAGCCGGCCACAACCGATGTGCAGCGGATACGCCATTATGCCGGTCATCCGTTGCTGGAAAGTTGCCTGTCGTCGTTGATCCCGTATTTTGAGATGAACGACCTGCCGAAAGGCATCGCGCAGTTAAAACTAACGGAAGCCGTTACCATATTACGTTCAATCGACCCCGGTATAGATAGTGTACTCGCTAATTTTGAGGAACCAGGAAAAATAGACCTGGCGGATTACATGGAAAAGAACTTCATGTTCAACATGCCGTTGGAGAAATTTGGTTACCTCACCGGCCGGAGCCTCACCACTTTTAAAAGAGATTTCAGGAAAACGTTTTCCACCACACCGCAACGATGGCTTACCAAAAAACGACTGGACCTGGCGCATTACCAGTTCGTCGAAAAAAAGAAAAAGCCGATTGATGTGTGTTATGAAGTAGGGTTCGAGAACCTTTCGCATTTTTCTTATGCGTTCAAAAAGCAGTTTGGGTATGCACCAACGGAGTTGCTGATAGGAGGGTAG
- a CDS encoding alpha-L-fucosidase, translated as MKKKLIAAALLLATLNTNAQQKTNAADIKEKMQWFADAKLGIFIHAGIYSVKGVSESWSFHNGNISHKDYMDQLKGFTNKNYDPAAWADLIARSGARYAVITTKHHDGVAMYDTKLNNLSIVKATPAKKDMISPLFSELRKRSIKAGAYYSLIDWTHSDYPGFLKDSSRYKVENDYNRWQRFRQFFQAQIQEINQLFNPDLWWFDGDWEHSAEEWESAKVRHLILSKNPNAIINGRLQGYGDYETPEQNFPVSRPEFNWWELCMTTNNNWGYRPTDTAWKTPYEIITIFMDAVSNGGNLLLDIGPKADGTIPSEQIHLLEELGKWNAKHGSAIFNTLPGLPQGHFYGPSTISKDSSTMYLFLPAGARNQVMIKGLKNKIESIKVMGSNTPLSHKVVGKISWSPVPGLVYIPVPENVQDEYVTVLEVKLDGKLSLYAGKGGLN; from the coding sequence ATGAAAAAGAAACTGATTGCCGCAGCCCTGCTGCTCGCCACCCTGAACACCAATGCCCAGCAAAAAACAAATGCCGCCGACATCAAAGAGAAAATGCAGTGGTTCGCCGATGCCAAACTCGGTATCTTCATTCATGCGGGCATCTATTCGGTGAAAGGGGTATCTGAATCCTGGTCGTTCCACAACGGCAACATCTCCCATAAAGATTATATGGACCAGTTGAAAGGGTTCACCAATAAAAATTATGATCCCGCAGCCTGGGCCGACCTGATCGCGCGTTCCGGCGCAAGGTATGCCGTAATCACCACCAAACATCACGATGGCGTAGCGATGTACGATACAAAACTGAACAACCTCAGCATTGTGAAAGCCACGCCGGCAAAGAAAGATATGATCTCCCCCCTCTTCTCCGAACTAAGGAAGCGAAGCATCAAAGCCGGCGCATATTACTCCCTGATAGACTGGACACATTCCGATTACCCTGGTTTCCTCAAAGACAGTTCCCGCTATAAAGTAGAAAACGATTACAACAGGTGGCAACGTTTCAGACAATTCTTTCAGGCACAGATACAGGAAATCAATCAGCTTTTCAACCCCGACCTCTGGTGGTTCGATGGCGACTGGGAACATTCCGCAGAAGAATGGGAATCTGCCAAAGTAAGGCACCTCATTCTCTCCAAAAATCCCAACGCAATCATCAACGGAAGACTTCAGGGTTATGGCGACTATGAAACGCCTGAGCAGAATTTCCCCGTTTCCCGACCGGAATTCAACTGGTGGGAACTGTGTATGACCACCAACAACAACTGGGGTTACCGGCCCACAGATACTGCGTGGAAAACACCGTACGAGATCATCACCATATTCATGGATGCCGTTTCCAATGGAGGAAACCTTTTACTCGATATTGGCCCGAAGGCAGATGGCACCATCCCTTCCGAACAAATTCATCTGCTCGAAGAACTGGGTAAATGGAACGCCAAACATGGTTCAGCCATATTCAACACACTCCCGGGTTTGCCGCAGGGACATTTCTATGGTCCGAGTACCATCTCCAAAGACTCTTCAACAATGTATCTCTTTCTTCCCGCAGGTGCCCGCAATCAGGTTATGATAAAAGGATTGAAAAACAAGATCGAAAGCATTAAAGTGATGGGGAGCAATACACCACTTTCACATAAGGTGGTAGGTAAGATATCCTGGAGTCCCGTTCCCGGACTGGTTTATATCCCCGTTCCTGAAAATGTGCAGGATGAATATGTTACCGTGCTGGAAGTAAAACTGGATGGGAAGTTGAGCTTGTATGCGGGGAAAGGAGGATTGAACTAG
- a CDS encoding DUF2652 domain-containing protein produces the protein MKISAIKSGLRMVFGNQEHPRKGLVFIPDISGFTELVRNTDLVTGRIITQELLSSLVQHNTLKMKIAEIEGDAIFFFKWKSIPTAEELYDQFETMKTAFDEKVEALQIRFNLKLNLHLKAIAHYGAIAAYSIGRFHKIYGEVVVEAHRLLKNNVPGRSYLLITDELMAASKQVMVKDFLQVERSNKLCELYSGLRSLCFTYFLFEYLEPASTPFC, from the coding sequence ATGAAAATTTCAGCCATAAAAAGCGGACTCCGGATGGTGTTCGGCAACCAGGAGCACCCCAGGAAAGGACTGGTGTTCATTCCCGATATCAGCGGATTTACAGAACTGGTGCGCAATACTGATCTTGTAACCGGAAGAATCATTACGCAGGAATTGCTTTCCTCCCTTGTTCAGCACAATACCCTGAAGATGAAGATCGCGGAAATTGAAGGGGATGCGATCTTTTTCTTCAAATGGAAATCAATCCCCACGGCAGAGGAACTATACGATCAGTTCGAAACAATGAAGACCGCTTTTGATGAAAAAGTGGAAGCGCTTCAGATTCGTTTCAATCTTAAACTGAATCTTCACCTGAAAGCGATCGCTCACTATGGGGCGATCGCGGCGTACTCAATCGGAAGGTTCCACAAAATATATGGAGAAGTAGTGGTGGAAGCACACCGCCTGTTGAAGAACAATGTTCCCGGCCGTTCCTATCTGCTGATCACCGATGAATTGATGGCAGCTTCAAAACAGGTGATGGTCAAAGATTTCCTGCAGGTGGAACGCTCCAATAAACTATGCGAACTTTACAGCGGCTTGAGAAGCCTCTGCTTTACCTACTTTCTTTTCGAATACCTCGAGCCGGCCAGTACTCCTTTTTGCTGA
- a CDS encoding anti-anti-sigma factor, with amino-acid sequence MLFKLEAKEKFNVIIPDGPDLSASLTEAIEPEIVALLENEVRNVVLSLKNVTTSEPGVADILARVQSAFYANESSFVVCEMADGVKKALEEAELYDALNIVPTESEAWDMVQMEEIERELMREDPE; translated from the coding sequence ATGCTGTTCAAACTTGAAGCCAAAGAGAAATTCAATGTGATTATACCGGATGGCCCCGATTTATCTGCCTCTTTGACAGAAGCGATAGAGCCTGAAATAGTTGCGTTGCTGGAAAATGAAGTAAGGAACGTAGTACTGTCTTTAAAAAATGTTACAACATCGGAACCGGGCGTTGCCGACATATTGGCCCGTGTACAAAGCGCGTTCTATGCCAATGAGTCGTCTTTTGTGGTTTGCGAAATGGCCGATGGAGTAAAGAAAGCGTTGGAGGAAGCTGAACTTTACGATGCCCTTAACATTGTTCCCACCGAAAGCGAGGCCTGGGATATGGTCCAGATGGAAGAAATAGAACGGGAATTAATGCGGGAGGATCCAGAATAA
- a CDS encoding acetyl-CoA carboxylase carboxyltransferase subunit alpha has product MPELQNRQFLDFERPIKDLADQIKQLKETAEKSKTDLSTSINDLENKIEEKRKEITSNLSSWQRVQLSRHPDRPYTLKYIQKMTTNFVELHGDRNVKDDKAMVGGFADFGGETVMFIGQQKGINTKMRQLRNFGMANPEGYRKALRLMRLAEKFNKPVITLIDTPGAYPGLEAEERGQGEAIARNIYEMIRLKVPVICVIIGEGASGGALGIGVGDKVFMMENTWYTVISPESCSSILWRSWDHKEKAAEELKLTSDKMKEFGLIDGVVPEPDGGAHWDYDAAAEKLKNYLLPVLKELKQIAPEKRIEDRIEKFSKMGFWEEV; this is encoded by the coding sequence ATGCCTGAATTACAGAACCGTCAGTTCCTCGATTTCGAAAGGCCCATCAAGGACCTCGCCGATCAGATCAAGCAACTGAAAGAAACTGCCGAGAAATCTAAAACGGACCTCAGCACTTCTATAAACGACCTTGAAAATAAGATAGAAGAGAAAAGAAAAGAGATCACCTCCAACCTTTCCTCCTGGCAAAGAGTACAGTTGAGCAGGCACCCCGACAGGCCCTACACGCTCAAATACATCCAGAAGATGACCACCAATTTCGTGGAGCTTCATGGCGATAGGAATGTAAAGGACGATAAAGCCATGGTAGGAGGTTTCGCTGATTTCGGTGGAGAAACCGTGATGTTCATCGGCCAGCAAAAAGGGATCAACACCAAAATGCGGCAACTCCGCAATTTCGGGATGGCCAACCCCGAAGGATACCGCAAGGCTTTGCGCCTGATGCGCCTGGCCGAAAAATTCAATAAGCCGGTGATCACCCTGATTGATACGCCCGGCGCTTATCCCGGATTGGAAGCCGAAGAGCGCGGGCAAGGAGAAGCTATTGCCCGGAACATCTATGAAATGATCCGCCTGAAAGTGCCCGTGATCTGCGTGATCATAGGCGAAGGCGCTTCTGGTGGTGCTTTGGGCATCGGAGTGGGTGATAAGGTGTTCATGATGGAAAATACGTGGTACACGGTTATTTCTCCCGAATCCTGTAGCTCTATCCTCTGGAGAAGCTGGGACCACAAGGAAAAAGCCGCCGAAGAACTGAAGCTGACCTCCGATAAAATGAAGGAATTCGGCCTGATAGATGGCGTGGTTCCCGAACCCGATGGTGGCGCCCACTGGGATTACGACGCGGCCGCGGAAAAATTAAAGAATTACCTGCTTCCAGTTTTGAAAGAATTAAAGCAAATTGCACCCGAAAAACGCATCGAGGACCGGATTGAAAAGTTCAGCAAGATGGGTTTCTGGGAAGAAGTATAG
- a CDS encoding ribonuclease Z — translation MFGVTILGNNSALPAFDRHPTAQVVTLGDQQFMVDCGEGTQMQMARYKIRHSRISRIFISHLHGDHYFGLIGLLTSMGLLSREQPLHLHAPPGLIDIIQLQLKVADTVLPYELIFHPLSEEGTIVLEEKLSVSCFRVFHRIECWGFVFRERKNPRKIDRDKAVAYGVPAAFYDRLKKGEDYTNKKGEQILNEWVTVPNRAPLSYAYCADTVYKPALCAHLQHVNLLYHETTYLADLEERAMSRFHSTTHQAAAMALEAGVHRLLIGHFSSKYDKLDAFLEETQSIFPATELALEGCTFLVGAASPFSNNAAFEKEQNSGVTTS, via the coding sequence ATGTTCGGCGTAACCATCCTGGGAAATAATTCTGCACTGCCCGCATTCGACAGGCATCCTACCGCCCAGGTGGTAACCCTTGGCGATCAGCAGTTTATGGTTGATTGCGGGGAAGGAACCCAGATGCAGATGGCGCGTTACAAAATCAGGCACAGCCGCATTTCAAGAATATTTATCTCCCACCTCCATGGAGATCATTATTTCGGCCTGATCGGCCTGCTCACCAGCATGGGACTTTTGAGCCGCGAACAGCCATTGCACCTCCATGCGCCGCCGGGATTGATCGATATTATCCAGCTACAACTGAAAGTAGCGGACACGGTTCTTCCTTACGAACTTATCTTCCACCCCCTTTCCGAGGAAGGAACGATTGTACTGGAAGAAAAACTAAGCGTATCCTGCTTCCGTGTTTTCCACCGGATCGAATGCTGGGGATTTGTATTCAGGGAAAGAAAGAACCCACGGAAGATAGACCGGGATAAAGCCGTGGCCTACGGTGTTCCCGCAGCTTTTTACGACCGGCTGAAGAAGGGGGAGGATTATACGAATAAGAAAGGGGAACAAATTCTCAACGAATGGGTCACGGTTCCCAACCGGGCGCCACTGAGTTATGCCTATTGTGCCGATACCGTGTATAAACCGGCTTTGTGCGCGCACCTCCAACACGTGAACCTGCTCTACCACGAGACCACTTACCTTGCAGATCTGGAAGAACGCGCCATGTCGAGGTTCCACAGCACCACCCACCAGGCCGCGGCCATGGCATTGGAAGCGGGTGTACACCGCCTGCTGATTGGGCACTTCAGCTCCAAATACGATAAACTGGATGCTTTCCTCGAAGAGACCCAAAGCATCTTCCCCGCTACCGAACTGGCTTTGGAAGGTTGTACCTTCCTTGTTGGGGCAGCATCTCCATTCAGCAACAACGCCGCTTTCGAAAAAGAACAAAACTCCGGGGTCACCACTTCCTGA
- a CDS encoding SDR family NAD(P)-dependent oxidoreductase, whose amino-acid sequence MIQNNYQGALQQPLHTGFNQFTTAAEVIQGISLYGIIAIVTGGNAGIGLETTKTLAAAGATVIVPARDVEKAERNLEGVANVEIEAMDIMDPASIDAFAQRFLSSKRPLHIMINNAGIMWVPFRKDSRGFESQLATNYIGQFHLTARLWPALKQANGARVVNVSSLGHHLSPFHFDDPNFEHRSYETLQAYGQSKTASNLFALELDNRAKAYNVRAYSVHPGSIAGTELAREAPPELFQQMGFLDEAGNIRPEVLASLKTIPQGAATTVWAATSSQLSNTGGVYCEDGDIAELLVGDPGTKAKLHESGVQPYALDENSAQRLWSFTEEMTGIQFMVS is encoded by the coding sequence ATGATACAGAACAACTACCAGGGCGCGCTTCAACAACCATTACACACAGGGTTTAACCAATTCACCACCGCAGCGGAAGTGATCCAGGGCATCAGCCTCTATGGTATAATTGCCATCGTAACAGGCGGCAACGCGGGCATCGGACTGGAAACCACCAAAACGCTTGCCGCCGCAGGCGCCACCGTGATCGTACCGGCAAGAGACGTGGAAAAAGCGGAAAGAAACCTGGAAGGCGTCGCAAATGTTGAAATCGAAGCGATGGATATCATGGATCCGGCATCTATAGATGCATTTGCGCAGCGATTCCTTTCTTCTAAACGGCCATTGCATATCATGATCAACAACGCGGGTATCATGTGGGTGCCGTTTCGCAAAGATTCACGTGGCTTTGAGTCTCAACTGGCTACCAATTACATCGGACAGTTCCATCTTACCGCCCGGCTCTGGCCCGCACTCAAACAGGCGAACGGGGCGAGAGTAGTCAACGTTTCCTCATTGGGACACCACCTGTCTCCTTTCCATTTTGATGACCCGAATTTTGAACACCGTTCTTACGAAACACTCCAGGCTTACGGGCAATCCAAAACTGCCAGCAACCTCTTCGCGCTGGAACTGGATAACCGTGCGAAAGCCTACAATGTAAGAGCTTATTCTGTGCATCCCGGCTCTATTGCAGGAACGGAACTGGCAAGGGAGGCGCCACCTGAGTTGTTTCAGCAGATGGGCTTCCTGGATGAAGCGGGCAATATACGTCCGGAAGTACTCGCTTCGCTGAAGACCATCCCGCAGGGAGCCGCAACCACTGTTTGGGCCGCTACCAGTTCGCAACTCAGCAATACCGGAGGGGTTTATTGTGAAGATGGCGATATCGCCGAGTTGTTGGTTGGGGATCCCGGCACAAAAGCGAAGCTGCATGAAAGCGGCGTACAACCCTATGCGTTGGATGAAAACAGCGCGCAGCGACTTTGGTCATTTACAGAAGAGATGACCGGTATTCAATTCATGGTCAGTTAA